The following are encoded together in the Gordonia insulae genome:
- a CDS encoding MFS transporter, which produces MNRPSPRFPRGERSEPAGPDPRGAGRDVGAGDDDDRRSRRQHPGTANYPADEGRTTHRPATGRGRGDHAYLPPRTHNPHLPPLDDHDDDGATERIGTTKAMPTAGSAGTGIPKKITVARVAAMRSRELTGRGIGKIYRAATADGADRSGLTALTLPVIANFAVDAAMAVALANTLFFAAATGESKTNVGLYLALTIAPFALIAPLIGPMLDRLQHGRRIAMATTFGLRVVLALLILANSSWDATTQQLQYDPWVLYPCALGLLVLSKSFGVLKSAVTPRVVPPTIDLPRVNSRLTTFGLIGGTIIGGAVAAFFELLLAKVLPVHIPGAMAWLAVIAAVGAWLCMRIPSWVEVTEGEIPTTLTYHGNHHTASAPKPGSGGRKGARETASELAAKMRQPLGRKVVAGLWGNATIRILTGFLTLYIAFYAKAQQDVHSDWTQLVLLGAVGAAAGVGNMIGNGLGTRMELKNPPKIVLWCTAACFVVAALAAVFGNIVVATVAAFVASGTSAIGKVCLDSSIQDDLPEESRASAFGRSETVLQLGWVFGATLGVLLPTTLWIGFTVVAVLLGIGLLQTVLTTRGSSLVPGIGGERPDYAEPTVAIRVSGTPDTIRRPSSRVSPADAPTRAHQAPPDGRRGPAADPTRKMPSHTEHPGRP; this is translated from the coding sequence GTGAACCGACCCAGTCCCCGCTTCCCTCGAGGGGAGCGAAGTGAACCGGCGGGGCCAGACCCCCGCGGCGCGGGTCGCGATGTCGGCGCAGGTGACGATGACGACCGCCGCAGCCGTCGACAGCACCCGGGAACCGCGAATTACCCGGCCGACGAGGGTCGGACGACCCATCGCCCGGCCACCGGACGCGGTCGCGGCGACCACGCCTATCTCCCGCCGCGCACGCACAATCCCCATCTGCCACCGCTCGATGACCACGATGACGACGGCGCGACCGAACGGATCGGCACCACCAAGGCGATGCCCACCGCCGGCTCGGCGGGTACCGGGATTCCCAAGAAGATCACCGTCGCGCGGGTCGCCGCGATGCGCAGCCGCGAACTGACCGGTCGCGGCATCGGCAAGATCTATCGCGCCGCGACCGCCGACGGCGCGGATCGATCCGGCCTCACCGCGCTGACCCTGCCGGTGATCGCGAACTTCGCGGTCGACGCGGCGATGGCCGTCGCGCTGGCCAACACGTTGTTCTTCGCCGCGGCGACCGGCGAGTCCAAGACCAACGTCGGCCTGTACCTCGCACTGACCATCGCGCCGTTCGCACTGATCGCGCCGCTGATCGGACCCATGCTCGACCGCTTGCAGCATGGCCGGCGCATCGCCATGGCGACGACCTTCGGTCTGCGGGTGGTGCTGGCCCTGCTCATCCTGGCGAACTCGTCGTGGGACGCGACCACGCAGCAGTTGCAATACGACCCGTGGGTCCTCTATCCGTGTGCGCTGGGACTGCTGGTGCTGTCGAAGTCGTTCGGGGTGCTCAAATCCGCGGTCACGCCCCGCGTCGTCCCGCCGACGATCGACCTGCCACGGGTCAATTCGCGGCTCACCACCTTCGGCCTCATCGGCGGCACCATCATCGGTGGCGCGGTCGCGGCGTTCTTCGAGTTGTTGTTGGCCAAGGTCCTGCCCGTGCACATCCCTGGCGCGATGGCGTGGTTGGCGGTCATCGCCGCGGTGGGTGCGTGGCTGTGCATGCGCATCCCGTCGTGGGTGGAGGTGACCGAAGGTGAGATCCCGACGACGCTCACCTACCACGGCAACCACCACACGGCCTCGGCTCCGAAGCCCGGGTCCGGGGGACGCAAAGGCGCCCGCGAGACGGCTTCCGAGCTGGCCGCCAAGATGCGACAGCCGTTGGGTCGCAAGGTCGTCGCCGGACTGTGGGGCAACGCGACCATCCGCATCCTGACCGGGTTCCTGACCCTCTACATCGCGTTCTACGCGAAGGCCCAGCAGGACGTGCACTCCGACTGGACACAGCTGGTGCTGTTGGGCGCTGTCGGCGCCGCTGCCGGAGTCGGCAACATGATCGGCAACGGCCTGGGCACCCGGATGGAGCTGAAGAATCCCCCGAAGATCGTGCTGTGGTGCACCGCGGCATGTTTCGTCGTCGCCGCCCTGGCCGCCGTCTTCGGCAACATCGTCGTCGCCACGGTCGCCGCGTTCGTCGCATCGGGAACCAGTGCGATCGGCAAGGTGTGCCTGGACTCGTCCATCCAGGACGATCTGCCGGAGGAGTCCCGGGCATCGGCGTTCGGCCGGTCGGAGACCGTCCTGCAACTGGGCTGGGTGTTCGGCGCCACCCTCGGCGTACTGCTCCCGACCACGCTGTGGATCGGGTTCACCGTCGTCGCGGTGCTGCTCGGCATCGGACTGCTGCAGACGGTGCTGACCACCCGCGGATCGTCGCTGGTCCCCGGCATCGGCGGCGAGCGGCCCGACTATGCCGAGCCGACGGTCGCCATCCGCGTCTCGGGGACGCCCGACACCATCCGGCGCCCGAGTAGCCGGGTCTCCCCCGCCGACGCCCCCACCCGGGCGCACCAGGCCCCGCCGGATGGCCGCCGCGGACCGGCGGCCGACCCCACCCGAAAGATGCCGAGCCACACCGAACACCCAGGACGGCCGTAA
- a CDS encoding MoaD/ThiS family protein encodes MQITIRYFAAARAAAGTESTVVDVDDDATLGQLETTLAGTNPDLERVLARSSYLRDSIAVCDRAVRLGPCKTLDVLPPFAGG; translated from the coding sequence ATGCAGATCACCATCCGGTACTTCGCTGCCGCACGCGCCGCGGCAGGCACGGAATCGACGGTCGTCGACGTCGACGACGACGCGACCCTGGGGCAACTCGAGACGACGCTCGCCGGCACCAACCCGGACCTCGAGCGCGTGCTGGCACGGTCGTCGTATCTGCGGGACTCGATCGCCGTCTGCGATCGGGCCGTCCGATTGGGCCCGTGCAAGACCCTGGACGTGTTGCCCCCGTTTGCCGGTGGCTGA
- a CDS encoding molybdenum cofactor biosynthesis protein MoaE translates to MPDRVARVVRTSLSESAIDLADHEASVVDAAGGSAGAVVGFVGAVRNHDGGRDVTRLVYSAHPTAPTVLAEVVETIAAEATGVRAVAVSHRVGDLAIGDVAFVVAVAADHRRAAFETCARLVDEVKAQLPVWKHQFFGDGTDEWVGSA, encoded by the coding sequence ATGCCCGACCGTGTCGCGCGGGTGGTTCGAACATCGTTGTCCGAGTCGGCGATCGACCTGGCCGACCACGAAGCGTCGGTCGTGGACGCCGCCGGCGGCAGCGCCGGGGCGGTGGTCGGCTTCGTCGGCGCGGTCCGCAACCACGATGGCGGACGCGACGTCACCCGGCTGGTCTACTCGGCCCACCCCACCGCGCCGACCGTGCTGGCCGAGGTCGTGGAGACGATAGCCGCCGAGGCCACCGGCGTACGGGCGGTGGCGGTCTCGCACCGCGTCGGTGATCTGGCCATCGGTGACGTGGCGTTCGTGGTGGCCGTCGCCGCCGATCATCGACGGGCCGCCTTCGAGACCTGCGCGCGACTCGTCGACGAGGTCAAGGCGCAATTACCGGTGTGGAAACATCAGTTCTTCGGCGACGGCACCGATGAATGGGTGGGTTCGGCGTGA
- the moaA gene encoding GTP 3',8-cyclase MoaA codes for MTLVSLGLPSTPSSDPVAVADAPTTGPLRDRFGRVVSDLRVSVTDRCNLRCTYCMPAEGLDWLPADDVLTTPELIRVLTVAVRDLGIRAIRFTGGEPLLRRDLEDLIGAVSSLPEAPEIAMTTNGLGLTRRIDGLVAAGLHRVNVSLDTVNPARFAEITRRDRLHDVLDGLAAARRSDLRSVKVNAVLAGHDDLDRLPDLLAFCLEQGYQLRIIEQMPLDADHRWDRSTMVTADEILAALRTRFTLLPDPRPRGSAPAATWLVDGHDLDGDPARVGVIASVTRPFCGDCDRTRLTADGALRNCLFARSETDLRALLRGGLDDDRLDAAIADLWRGNAWVKAAGHGVNGPEFHQPDRPMSAIGG; via the coding sequence ATGACCCTCGTTTCACTCGGCCTCCCGTCCACCCCGTCGTCGGATCCGGTGGCGGTCGCCGATGCGCCGACGACCGGCCCGCTGCGGGATCGGTTCGGTCGGGTCGTCAGCGACCTGCGCGTGTCGGTGACCGACCGGTGCAATCTGCGGTGTACGTACTGCATGCCCGCCGAGGGACTCGACTGGCTGCCCGCCGACGATGTGCTGACTACGCCCGAACTGATCCGCGTACTCACCGTCGCGGTCCGTGACCTGGGCATTCGCGCCATCCGATTCACCGGTGGCGAACCGTTGCTGCGCCGCGACCTGGAGGATCTGATCGGCGCGGTGTCGAGCCTGCCGGAGGCACCCGAGATCGCGATGACGACCAACGGCCTCGGCCTGACCCGCCGGATCGACGGCCTCGTCGCCGCCGGGTTGCACCGCGTCAACGTGTCGCTGGACACCGTCAATCCCGCCCGGTTCGCCGAGATCACCCGCCGCGACCGCCTGCACGACGTGCTCGACGGCCTCGCGGCGGCGCGTCGCAGCGACCTGCGGTCTGTGAAGGTGAACGCGGTGCTGGCCGGGCACGACGACCTCGACCGACTGCCCGATCTCCTCGCCTTCTGCCTCGAGCAGGGCTACCAGCTGCGCATCATCGAACAGATGCCGCTGGACGCCGATCATCGGTGGGACCGTTCGACGATGGTCACCGCAGACGAGATCCTCGCCGCGCTGCGGACGCGCTTCACCCTGCTGCCCGACCCACGGCCACGCGGAAGCGCTCCCGCGGCGACCTGGCTGGTCGACGGCCATGATCTCGACGGCGACCCGGCCCGGGTCGGGGTGATCGCATCGGTCACCCGACCGTTCTGCGGTGACTGTGACCGCACCAGGCTGACCGCCGACGGCGCCCTGCGCAATTGCCTGTTCGCCCGATCCGAGACCGATCTCCGCGCCCTGCTGCGCGGTGGCCTCGACGACGATCGCCTCGACGCCGCCATCGCCGATCTCTGGCGCGGCAACGCGTGGGTCAAGGCAGCGGGTCATGGTGTGAACGGTCCGGAGTTCCATCAACCCGACCGGCCGATGTCGGCCATCGGGGGCTGA
- the moaC gene encoding cyclic pyranopterin monophosphate synthase MoaC, producing the protein MPVSGTEANGPTETGLSHIDSTGAARMVDVGGKTRTDRRAVAGGTFRTTAEVIGLLSDGRLPKGDVLATARIAGIMAAKRTDELIPLCHQLALSSVEIDFAVADDHIDVTATVATSGQTGVEMEALTAVAVTGLTLHDMVKAVDRRASMGDIRLLEKTGGKSGTWRRD; encoded by the coding sequence CTGCCGGTGTCCGGTACCGAGGCGAACGGGCCGACCGAGACGGGGTTGAGTCATATCGACTCGACCGGCGCGGCTCGGATGGTCGACGTCGGCGGCAAGACCCGCACCGATCGTCGCGCGGTGGCCGGCGGTACCTTCCGGACAACCGCTGAGGTGATCGGCCTGCTCAGCGACGGCCGTCTACCCAAGGGTGATGTGCTGGCCACCGCCCGCATCGCGGGCATCATGGCCGCCAAACGAACCGACGAGCTGATCCCGCTGTGCCATCAGCTCGCCCTGTCGTCGGTCGAGATCGACTTCGCCGTCGCCGACGATCACATCGACGTCACCGCGACTGTGGCGACCAGCGGACAGACCGGCGTGGAGATGGAAGCGCTGACCGCGGTCGCCGTCACCGGCCTGACCCTGCACGACATGGTCAAGGCGGTCGATCGCCGCGCCTCGATGGGGGACATCCGACTACTCGAGAAAACCGGCGGCAAGTCGGGGACGTGGCGGCGTGACTGA
- a CDS encoding DUF2771 family protein — MYVNSAEKKTLAIIAAVILAFVVIVGGAVALLTKDTWSGDAADDDHAYLQLAVGDQLVRVEPTRMCDVLLKNCEPANVSDITVQRVPVPVGESVMLSVSEDIAKWPWNLVIQYLTPQGLDGTSVPMRSNSTYTTVLHSTRDRILVNIEVQVPSAISDAANNNVIARGYLAADTTPDDLEVPNPDLR; from the coding sequence GTGTATGTGAACAGTGCCGAGAAGAAGACGCTCGCGATCATCGCGGCGGTGATCCTCGCCTTCGTCGTGATCGTCGGTGGCGCCGTCGCGCTGCTGACCAAGGACACCTGGTCAGGTGACGCGGCCGACGACGATCACGCCTATCTCCAGCTCGCGGTCGGCGATCAGCTCGTCCGGGTGGAACCCACCCGCATGTGCGACGTCCTGCTGAAGAACTGCGAACCCGCGAACGTCTCCGACATCACGGTGCAGCGGGTGCCGGTACCGGTCGGTGAGTCGGTGATGTTGTCGGTGTCCGAGGACATCGCGAAGTGGCCGTGGAACCTGGTCATCCAGTACCTGACACCGCAGGGACTCGACGGCACGTCGGTGCCGATGCGGTCGAACTCCACCTACACCACGGTGCTGCATTCGACACGCGATCGCATCCTGGTCAACATCGAGGTCCAGGTGCCCTCGGCCATCTCCGATGCCGCCAACAACAACGTGATCGCCCGCGGCTACCTGGCCGCCGACACCACCCCCGACGACCTCGAGGTGCCCAACCCGGATCTGCGCTGA
- a CDS encoding DUF6328 family protein, translated as MSGPPGDSAEPERHETRAERLDRNWASLLQELRVVQTGGQILTGLMLTIPFQEGFEELTPRQQHIFVISLVFAVLSTITLISPVALHRMLFRRHAVDRLVNRAHLLTLIGIGLLGVALTGVVTVIFDIVFGGWAAIAAAVAALIVFLVMWVALPLRERHVLTRRD; from the coding sequence GTGAGCGGGCCGCCCGGGGACAGCGCGGAGCCGGAACGGCACGAGACCCGGGCCGAGCGCCTGGATCGGAACTGGGCCAGCCTCCTGCAGGAACTGCGGGTGGTCCAGACCGGCGGGCAGATCCTCACCGGTCTGATGCTGACCATCCCGTTCCAGGAGGGCTTCGAGGAGCTCACCCCGCGTCAGCAGCACATCTTCGTGATCAGCCTGGTGTTCGCCGTGCTGTCCACCATCACGCTGATCTCCCCGGTGGCGCTGCATCGGATGCTGTTCCGACGTCACGCCGTCGACCGGCTGGTGAATCGGGCTCACCTGCTCACGCTGATCGGCATCGGGCTGCTCGGCGTCGCATTGACCGGGGTCGTCACCGTGATCTTCGACATCGTGTTCGGCGGCTGGGCAGCCATCGCGGCCGCCGTCGCCGCGCTGATCGTGTTCCTGGTCATGTGGGTGGCGTTGCCACTGCGCGAACGCCACGTGCTCACCCGCCGCGACTGA
- a CDS encoding MogA/MoaB family molybdenum cofactor biosynthesis protein yields MTDPSTPDRPRVARVVVASTRASRGEYTDRTGPIISDWLTGRGFVVEELIVVSDGTPVGDAVRAGIYAEADLVVTTGGTGLSPTDRTPEETRDLLDVEIPGLADAIRSAGLPKVPTAILSRGVAGVAASTLVINLPGSTGGVRDGLSVLDGVLDHALDQIRGGDH; encoded by the coding sequence GTGACTGACCCGTCGACCCCCGACCGACCGAGGGTCGCCCGTGTCGTCGTGGCGTCCACCCGGGCCAGCCGCGGTGAGTACACCGACCGCACGGGGCCCATCATCAGTGACTGGCTGACCGGGCGGGGCTTCGTCGTGGAGGAGCTGATCGTCGTCTCCGATGGCACACCCGTCGGGGACGCGGTGCGGGCAGGCATCTACGCCGAGGCCGATCTGGTCGTCACCACCGGCGGCACGGGACTCTCGCCGACGGACCGAACACCCGAGGAGACCCGGGACCTGCTCGACGTCGAGATCCCCGGCCTCGCCGACGCAATCCGTTCGGCCGGCCTCCCGAAGGTGCCGACGGCGATCCTGTCGCGGGGTGTGGCCGGCGTGGCGGCGTCGACCCTGGTGATCAACCTGCCGGGCTCGACCGGCGGCGTACGCGACGGGCTGTCGGTGCTCGACGGCGTCCTCGACCACGCACTCGACCAGATCCGCGGAGGTGACCACTGA
- a CDS encoding helicase-associated domain-containing protein, with protein MTADDQGGSLADDLALRTDDELVELLTARPDLASPPPAGTGVLASRALSAASSALAGEDLDLPAVAVLEQAIALGTEPSGRIPALTSVTAIVEKLSGRAVKSDIVDRVHLLRDRALLWGPDDALRSGAHAPGALPWRAHHLTGPIADRSADELRATLDALDDRERGLLETLSRGPALGRSRDAAPDADPTQPVARLIAAGLLARIDDQTVELPPTVGQLLRGEPPLRTDDLGAPQLHDDARSRFSASSIDAAAGGEALELIRHATTLIRVLGATPAAVLRSGALGVRELRRLAKVTGLDQQRIAFIAELLAYLRLIDAGFPDPPPASDTGEQAFAPTTAADTWLHQSPDRQWLALLGAWLEMPRRAWQVGEPDRDGNALAALSGELHDAYAPVQRHAILETLAGGTRAAPVATDALVAALHWHRPRQIRRYSRHVVDETLREARELGVVAHGALTTVGRAVLDRTDDESDAAVLAAMRKALPEPVDHFLTQADLTLTVPGPMTPELAEQVELVADLESGGAASVYRVSENSVRRALDAGRSSSELLTMFTAHSRTPVPQSLTYLIEDVARKHGQLRVGVAAAFVRCEDATTLAAVLRSEAAESLALRALAPTVAVSQADVRDVIDRLRAAGFAPAGEDSSGTLVDLRERGSRVTVARARRHAQPRRPAPSSDQLRTVIARLRSQDRAASARPASPAQSASPVRASGGGESATALIQLALRVNRRLRVDYVDAHGSASRHVVSPRTLGAGQLIAVDSGTEEEQHFSLHRITSVELLET; from the coding sequence ATGACTGCAGATGACCAGGGCGGCAGCCTGGCCGACGACCTGGCGCTGCGCACCGACGACGAGCTGGTGGAGCTGCTCACCGCGCGCCCGGATCTCGCCTCGCCCCCGCCGGCCGGGACCGGGGTCCTGGCCTCGCGCGCCCTGTCGGCGGCGTCATCCGCGCTGGCCGGAGAGGATCTCGACCTCCCGGCGGTGGCCGTTCTGGAGCAGGCCATCGCGTTGGGCACCGAGCCGTCGGGCCGCATCCCCGCGCTGACGAGCGTCACCGCGATCGTCGAGAAGCTGTCCGGCCGTGCGGTGAAGAGCGACATCGTGGACCGGGTGCACCTGCTGCGCGACCGCGCCCTGCTCTGGGGTCCCGACGATGCGCTCCGATCCGGGGCGCACGCCCCGGGGGCACTGCCGTGGCGGGCACACCACCTCACCGGACCGATCGCCGACCGGAGTGCCGACGAGCTGCGCGCCACCCTGGACGCCCTCGACGACCGTGAGCGCGGCCTCCTCGAAACCCTGTCCCGCGGTCCCGCGCTCGGCCGCAGCCGCGACGCCGCACCCGACGCCGACCCCACCCAGCCGGTCGCCCGGCTGATCGCCGCCGGCCTGCTCGCCCGCATCGACGACCAGACCGTGGAACTGCCGCCGACGGTCGGTCAGCTGCTGCGTGGTGAGCCGCCGCTGCGCACCGACGATCTCGGCGCGCCGCAGCTGCACGATGACGCCCGGAGCCGGTTCAGCGCATCGTCGATCGACGCCGCCGCCGGCGGCGAGGCGCTCGAGCTGATCCGGCACGCCACCACACTGATCCGGGTCCTCGGGGCGACACCGGCCGCCGTACTGCGCTCGGGTGCGCTCGGGGTGCGCGAGCTGCGCCGACTGGCGAAGGTCACCGGACTCGACCAGCAGCGCATCGCCTTCATCGCCGAACTGCTCGCCTATCTGCGTCTGATCGACGCCGGGTTCCCGGATCCACCACCCGCATCGGACACCGGCGAGCAGGCGTTCGCGCCGACCACCGCCGCCGACACCTGGTTGCACCAGTCCCCGGACCGACAGTGGCTCGCGTTGCTCGGGGCGTGGCTGGAGATGCCACGCCGAGCATGGCAGGTCGGCGAACCCGATCGTGACGGCAACGCATTGGCGGCGCTGTCCGGCGAGCTGCACGACGCCTACGCACCCGTACAGCGTCACGCAATCCTCGAGACCCTCGCCGGGGGCACCCGGGCGGCACCGGTGGCGACCGATGCTCTCGTCGCCGCCCTGCACTGGCACCGTCCTCGGCAGATCCGTCGCTACTCCCGACATGTTGTCGACGAGACACTCAGGGAGGCAAGGGAACTCGGCGTGGTCGCGCACGGCGCGCTGACCACCGTGGGACGCGCGGTCCTCGACCGGACCGACGACGAGTCCGACGCGGCGGTTCTCGCCGCGATGCGCAAGGCACTACCCGAGCCGGTCGATCATTTCCTCACCCAGGCGGACCTGACCCTCACCGTCCCGGGGCCGATGACCCCGGAGCTCGCCGAACAGGTGGAACTCGTCGCCGACCTCGAATCCGGCGGTGCGGCATCGGTGTACCGGGTGTCGGAGAACAGCGTGCGCCGCGCCCTGGACGCCGGCCGCAGCAGCAGCGAGCTGCTCACCATGTTCACCGCGCACTCCCGGACGCCGGTCCCCCAGTCGCTCACGTATCTGATCGAGGACGTCGCCCGCAAGCACGGGCAGTTGCGGGTGGGCGTCGCCGCCGCGTTCGTCCGGTGCGAGGACGCCACCACCCTGGCCGCCGTGCTGCGCAGCGAGGCCGCCGAGAGCCTGGCACTACGCGCGCTCGCACCGACCGTCGCGGTGTCGCAGGCCGACGTCCGCGACGTCATCGATCGGCTGCGCGCCGCCGGTTTCGCACCGGCGGGCGAGGATTCGTCGGGCACCCTGGTCGATCTGCGGGAACGCGGGAGCCGGGTCACCGTCGCGCGTGCGCGTCGTCATGCACAGCCACGCCGGCCCGCACCGTCATCCGACCAGCTCCGTACCGTGATCGCCCGGCTGCGTTCCCAGGACCGGGCCGCCTCCGCACGCCCGGCCTCCCCCGCACAGTCCGCGTCCCCGGTCCGCGCATCCGGCGGCGGCGAGTCGGCGACCGCCCTGATCCAACTGGCGCTGCGGGTGAACCGTCGGCTGCGGGTGGACTATGTCGACGCCCACGGATCCGCCAGCCGACACGTCGTCTCACCCCGCACCCTCGGCGCCGGTCAACTGATCGCCGTCGACTCGGGAACCGAAGAGGAACAACACTTCTCGTTGCATCGGATCACCAGTGTCGAACTGTTGGAGACCTGA
- a CDS encoding DUF3027 domain-containing protein yields MTLAFDGDRLLAAVDVARTALVDDGQQPGAHLESTLEGDWAVAHYFEADLAGYRGWQWCVVLAGSPGTDDITVSEMVLLPGEGSLLAPNWVPWNERVAAGDLTPGDVLAADPDDRRLVPNQIDTGDEFRFDSEEVDPDEIGQIAGELGLGRRRLLSPEGRDDAAQRWYDGDFGPHTDMAAAAAFSCATCGFYIPLAGALRPAFGVCANEYAADGHVVAADYGCGAHSDVAAPAGNGSPAYDAYDDGALEIVSVAAGAGGDATP; encoded by the coding sequence GTGACTCTTGCATTCGACGGTGACCGGCTGCTCGCCGCTGTCGACGTGGCGCGCACCGCGCTCGTCGACGACGGGCAACAACCTGGTGCGCACCTGGAGAGCACCCTCGAGGGTGACTGGGCGGTGGCCCACTATTTCGAGGCGGACCTCGCGGGCTACCGCGGCTGGCAGTGGTGTGTCGTGTTGGCGGGCTCGCCCGGAACCGACGACATCACCGTCAGCGAGATGGTGCTGCTGCCGGGCGAGGGATCACTGCTCGCGCCGAATTGGGTGCCGTGGAACGAGCGCGTCGCGGCCGGCGACCTCACTCCGGGCGATGTCCTGGCGGCCGACCCGGATGACCGGCGCCTGGTTCCGAATCAGATCGACACCGGTGACGAGTTCCGCTTCGACTCCGAGGAGGTCGATCCCGACGAGATCGGCCAGATCGCCGGTGAGCTCGGTCTCGGTCGCCGGCGGCTGCTGAGCCCCGAGGGACGCGACGATGCGGCGCAGCGGTGGTACGACGGCGATTTCGGGCCGCACACCGACATGGCCGCTGCAGCCGCCTTCTCCTGCGCGACCTGCGGCTTCTACATCCCGCTCGCCGGTGCACTGCGACCGGCGTTCGGCGTCTGCGCCAACGAGTACGCGGCCGACGGCCACGTGGTCGCCGCCGACTACGGCTGCGGTGCCCATTCCGACGTCGCGGCACCGGCCGGCAACGGATCGCCCGCATACGACGCCTATGACGACGGCGCACTCGAGATCGTCAGCGTCGCCGCGGGCGCCGGTGGGGATGCGACGCCCTGA
- a CDS encoding transglycosylase family protein has translation MSGRHRKPTTATTTKTLAKVALTGAVLGGGAAMLGTGSANAATDAEWNQVAQCESGGNWAINTGNGYQGGLQFSPSTWAGHGGTEFAPSADQASKQEQIVVAERVLGSQGKGAWPVCGTGLSASTPRSAPEQAPKLQLPQLPAPFNWGATPEAKSTGDVKKQLDTAVDKAHENGKISPEVKNLWEMAAKSGYELTPDQINLFNQNKDKLPTP, from the coding sequence ATGTCCGGACGTCATCGCAAACCGACGACAGCCACGACCACCAAGACCCTCGCCAAGGTCGCTCTCACCGGAGCCGTCCTGGGCGGCGGAGCTGCGATGCTGGGCACCGGTTCGGCCAACGCCGCCACCGACGCCGAGTGGAACCAGGTCGCCCAGTGCGAGTCGGGCGGCAACTGGGCCATCAACACCGGCAACGGCTACCAGGGCGGCCTGCAGTTCAGCCCGAGCACGTGGGCCGGACACGGCGGCACCGAGTTCGCCCCGAGCGCCGACCAGGCCTCGAAGCAGGAGCAGATCGTCGTCGCCGAGCGTGTCCTGGGCAGCCAGGGCAAGGGTGCATGGCCGGTGTGCGGCACGGGCCTGTCGGCCTCGACCCCGCGCAGCGCTCCCGAGCAGGCTCCGAAGCTGCAGCTCCCGCAGCTGCCCGCACCGTTCAACTGGGGCGCGACCCCGGAAGCCAAGAGCACCGGTGACGTGAAGAAGCAGCTCGACACCGCGGTGGACAAGGCGCACGAGAACGGCAAGATCTCGCCCGAGGTCAAGAACCTCTGGGAGATGGCTGCCAAGAGCGGTTACGAACTCACCCCGGATCAGATCAACCTGTTCAACCAGAACAAGGACAAGCTGCCGACTCCCTGA
- a CDS encoding cold-shock protein, which translates to MPTGKVKWYDADKGFGFLAQDSGEDVYVRSSALPEGVAALKPGQRVEFGMAAGRRGPQALTVTVLEPAPSVAKNTREAAREAARKEVKRHTPDELHGMVADLITLLEGAVQPELRKGRYPDRKTSQRISEVVRAVTRELEH; encoded by the coding sequence GTGCCGACCGGCAAGGTGAAGTGGTACGACGCGGACAAGGGCTTCGGCTTCCTCGCGCAGGACAGCGGTGAGGACGTCTACGTCCGGTCATCCGCGCTTCCCGAGGGCGTTGCCGCGCTGAAGCCGGGGCAACGGGTCGAGTTCGGCATGGCCGCGGGCCGCAGAGGACCTCAGGCGCTGACCGTCACCGTTCTGGAGCCCGCGCCCAGCGTGGCCAAAAACACCCGCGAGGCCGCACGCGAGGCGGCCCGTAAAGAGGTCAAGCGGCACACGCCGGACGAACTGCACGGCATGGTCGCCGATCTGATCACCCTGCTCGAGGGCGCGGTGCAACCGGAACTGCGCAAGGGACGGTATCCCGACCGCAAGACGTCGCAGCGGATCTCCGAGGTCGTGCGCGCGGTCACCCGCGAACTCGAGCACTAA
- a CDS encoding flavin reductase family protein, which yields MSLDSALPVADDLAPATDSAVLKRAYSCFPSGVVAVACRIDGPDGTSALVGMAASAFTTVSLDPPLVSLCVQNTSTTWPRLRSAPAIGVSVFSRDQSDLCRQLAGPSDARFTGITPSGTDDGSVFIPDAAAALSCSLHNEIPAGDHTLVLLRIEALRCDPGVEPLVFHASTFRSLEALRERS from the coding sequence ATGAGCCTCGATTCCGCTCTGCCCGTCGCCGACGACCTCGCGCCGGCGACCGATTCCGCGGTGCTCAAGCGCGCCTACAGCTGCTTCCCGTCCGGTGTCGTCGCGGTCGCCTGTCGCATCGACGGCCCCGACGGCACCTCCGCGTTGGTCGGGATGGCGGCCAGCGCGTTCACCACCGTCTCCCTCGATCCGCCGCTGGTGTCGCTGTGTGTCCAGAACACGTCGACGACCTGGCCCCGACTGCGCTCGGCGCCGGCGATCGGCGTGAGTGTGTTCTCCCGCGATCAGTCCGACCTGTGCCGCCAACTGGCCGGCCCCAGCGATGCCAGGTTCACCGGCATCACCCCGTCGGGCACCGACGACGGTTCCGTGTTCATCCCCGATGCGGCCGCCGCCCTGTCGTGCTCGTTGCACAACGAGATCCCGGCCGGCGACCACACGCTCGTGCTCCTGCGGATAGAGGCGCTGCGCTGCGATCCCGGCGTCGAGCCACTCGTGTTCCACGCCAGCACCTTTCGTTCACTGGAAGCGCTGAGGGAACGCTCATGA